In Puntigrus tetrazona isolate hp1 chromosome 7, ASM1883169v1, whole genome shotgun sequence, the following are encoded in one genomic region:
- the LOC122348327 gene encoding vitamin D 25-hydroxylase gives MASIKRLTTLFPVSWEQTLICLSSLFVTLFILLVVRQLVKQRRPRGFPPGPTPLPMIGNILSLATEPHVYMKRQSDIHGQIFSLDLGGISTVILNGYDAIKECLYHQSEVFADRPSLPLFQKMTKMGGLLNCKYGRGWFEHHKLAMNCFRYFGSGQRMFGRISEECQFFLDAIDQYQGKPFNPKHLVTNAVSNITNLIIFGQRFTYDDGDFQHMIEIFSENVELAASGWAFMYNAFPWMEYVPFGKHQKLFRNANKVYDFLLQIIKRFSQDRVPQSPQHYIDAYLDEMEQSTTDKATSFSQDNLIFSVGELIIAGTETTTNCLRWAMLYMALYPRIQEKVQMEIDCILNGRPPALEDKQRMPYVEAVLHEVLRFCNVVPLGIFRATSQDAVVRGYTIPRGTMVITNLYSVHFDEKYWSDPSIFCPERFLDCNGKFVRHEAFLPFSIGKRHCLGEQLARLEMFLFFTTLLQRFHLQFPEGFIPSLSPKLGMTLQPRPYSICAIRRQQ, from the exons ATGGCATCGATTAAACGGTTGACAACTCTTTTCCCTGTTTCCTGGGAGCAAACGCTTATATGTCTGAGCAGTTTGTTCGTTACACTCTTCATTTTGCTGGTAGTTCGCCAGCTCGTAAAGCAGCGGAGACCCCGAGGGTTTCCCCCTGGACCGACACCTTTACCCATGATAGGGAATATTCTGTCCCTAGCCACAGAGCCTCACGTCTACATGAAGAGGCAGAGTGATATCCACGGACAG ATTTTCAGTCTAGACCTGGGAGGAATCTCGACTGTTATTCTAAATGGTTATGATGCCATTAAAGAGTGCCTATATCACCAAAGTGAGGTTTTTGCAGATCGTCCATCCCTCCCTTTATTTCAGAAGATGACAAAAATGGGAG GCCTTCTGAACTGCAAATACGGCCGAGGCTGGTTTGAACACCACAAACTGGCTATGAACTGCTTCCGCTACTTTGGCAGCGGTCAGCGGATGTTTGGGAGGATTTCTGAGGAGTGCCAGTTTTTTCTCGACGCCATTGACCAGTATCAGGGGAAGCCCTTTAACCCCAAACATCTCGTGACCAATGCCGTCTCCAACATCACCAACCTCATTATCTTCGGGCAACGCTTCACCTATGACGATGGCGATTTTCAACACATGATTGAGATCTTCAGTGAAAATGTGGAGCTGGCAGCCAGTGGTTGGGCTTTCATGTACAACGCCTTCCCCTGGATGGAGTATGTGCCCTTCGGGAAGCACCAAAAGCTCTTCCGCAACGCCAACAAGGTCTACGACTTCCTACTGCAAATCATCAAGCGCTTCTCACAGGATAGGGTACCCCAGTCGCCGCAACATTACATTGATGCCTACTTGGACGAAATGGAGCAGAGCACCACTGATAAAGCTACATCTTTCTCTCAAGATAATCTCATTTTCTCCGTTGGAGAACTCATCATTGCGGGCACAGAGACTACCACAAATTGCCTGCGCTGGGCTATGCTCTACATGGCTCTGTATCCCAGGATACAAG agAAGGTCCAAATGGAGATCGATTGCATCCTGAATGGCAGACCACCTGCTCTTGAAGACAAGCAGAGGATGCCGTATGTGGAGGCAGTGCTGCATGAAGTCCTGCGCTTTTGCAATGTCGTCCCACTGGGCATCTTCCGCGCGACATCTCAAGATGCAGTGGTGCGTGGCTACACTATCCCCAGGGGCACCATGGTCATCACTAACTTGTACTCGGTGCATTTTGATGAGAAGTACTGGAGTGACCCATCCATCTTCTGCCCAGAGCGGTTCCTTGACTGTAATGGCAAATTTGTCCGGCATGAAGCGTTTCTTCCTTTCTCTATAG GTAAGCGGCACTGTCTGGGAGAGCAGTTGGCCAGGCTAGAGATGTTCTTGTTCTTCACCACGTTGCTCCAGAGGTTTCATCTTCAGTTCCCCGAAGGCTTTATTCCAAGCCTCTCCCCGAAACTAGGCATGACCCTTCAGCCTCGGCCGTACTCCATATGTGCCATCAGGAGACAGCAGTAA